TTCCACTCAATTTCCCAGATCCCATTCAAGTACTGATAGGCACTCTTCCTCTGCCCCTCCTGCCCCCGATGTTGGCTCTGTGGCTTCCTTCCAAGACCTCTTCCTCTGGGACCCACTCTCGGCAAAACTTCTCTGGTGGCCACACTCATGAGAGCCAGTTTCCATTCTGTGCTTTAAGGGTGCTGAGTGAGGGCCTGGGGCAGGGCGGGACAGAGCTTGAAAAGGACCAAAGGAATTGAAGGGGTGGGATGGGGACGTGTGGAGTCAAAAAGGACCCTtctgaccaggcgtggtggttcattcctgtaatctcagcactttgggaggccaaggcgggcagatcacttgaagccaggaatttgagaccagcctggccaacatggtgaaacaccgtctctactacaaatacaaaaattagctgagtgtggtgggtgcctgtaatcccagctactcaggaggctgaggcagaagaatcacttgaacccaggaggcagaggttgcagtgagccaggatcgtgccactgcactccagcctgggcgacagagcaagactctgtctcaaaaaaaagaagaagaacggAAGACCCTTCTGACTTGTACATTTAGCTGATGAAACTTTGAGAAGGTATAACATGTCAGACAACATTGAACTAGATGGTCACTAAAATGCCTTTGTTAAAaatgcgccgggcgcggtggctcaagcctgtaatcccagcactttgggaggccgaggcgggtggatcacaaggtcaggagatcgagactatcctggctaacatggtgaaaccccgtctctactaaaaatacaaaaaactagccgggcgtggtggcgggcgcctgtagtctcagctacttgggaggctgaggcgggagaatggcgtgaacccgggaggcggagcttgcagtgagccgagatcacgccactgcactccagcctgggagacacagcgagactccgtctcaaaaaaaaaaaaaaaaaaaaaaaaatgctgaggtcaggcacaatggctcatgcctgtaatcccagcactttgggaggccgaggcaggtggatcgcttgagctcaggagttcgagaccagcctgtgcaacatggcaaaaccccatctctacaaaaaatttaaaaaattagctaggaggccaggcgcggtggctcaagcctgtaatcccagcactttgggaggccgagacgggcggatcacgaggtcaggagatcgagaccatcctgggtaacacagtgaaaccccgtctctactaaaaatacaaaaacttagccgggcgaggtggcaggcgcctgtagtcccagctactcgggaggctgaggcaggagaatggcgtgaacctgggaggcggagcttgcagtgagctgagatccggccactgcactccagcctgggtgacagagcgagactccgtctcaaaaaaaaaaaaaaaaaaaaaaaattagctaggcatggtggtgtatgcctatagtcccagccacttgggaggctgagatgggaggatcgcttgagcttgggagattgaggctacagtgagctgagattgcaccactgcactccagcctgggcgacaagagtgagaccctgtctccaaaaaaaaaaaaaacctgaaattgcTGCCCCAGGGAGTCAGAGTGGCCTGTGGTCAAGACTGTGCCAGCAAAGAGGAGATTCACACAGGTACAATCTGTCTTGTTGCTCCCAgaaggggtgggagaagggagtaCCCCTTCTCCCACCAGTGGACTTGCTGGGGGGACAGTTTTCACCCTGTCTTCTCCCACCATGTGCTTCCCCCCAGCTGATGTGAGTGTCTATGAAAAGCACACTCACGGATCCATTAGCCAAACCAAAGGTTATTAGGAATATTTTACTAGAGGAAATTATATGCATGTAGATCTCCCttggtggaattttttttttttttttttttgagacagagtcttgctctgtcgcccaggctggagtgtggtggctggatctcgactcactgcaacctccacctcctgggttcaagcagttctccagttctcctgctgcagcctcccgagtagctgggactataggtgcatgccaccatgcccggctaatttttgtatttttagtagagacagggtttcaccatgtcccttggttctttttttgtttgtttttgttttttgtttatttgtttttgagacggagtctcgctctgtcactgggctggagtgcagtggcattatctcagctcactgcaaccttcacctttcaggttcaagtgattccccggcctcagcctcccaagtagctgggactacagcgcacgccaccacacccggattttttgcattttattaaagatggggtttcaccatgttggccaggatggtctcgatctcctgacctcgtgatccacttgcctcaacctcccaaagtgctaggattacacacacgagccaacgcgcccagccatcctttgattttattaaattaacaTATTCCTGGAAAAGTGGCCAGAAAGCATTGCCTTCCAttacaaaatggaaaacataTGATGTTATAGGGAGAAGAGATATTGAAATCAGATTTGGGAATAGAGAATGCCTCCTCAGGTCACATATAGGAAGAAGAATTGAGATTTTCCAATAGCACAATAGTAATACTCAAAATGAGAAACTCATGGTGGACATGGTGTGGAAAGAGAAGCGTAGTAACGGAGTGGTGCTGTTTGCGCAgggcctcccaggtttatgcctcccaaagtgttgggattacaggcatgagccatcacgcccagcttaGTTAGTCCTTTGTATTCAGGAATGACAATCTCAAACACTCCCAGTCTCCTTGGTATTTTTTGTTACTTTGCAAACCAATCCTAACCTGCAGAGAGAGGGAATTTTCAGGCACCTACCAGGTTCCAGGGACTATGCCAGGGCTCTCGTTGTTGTACTGTTTAAGCAGATGGTGTGGGTATCACTGATCTATTTTATAGACAGGGCTGTGAGCCTGCAGGAGGTTGTACACCTGCCGACTGGTAGAGTTAGGTTCTGAACTGAGGACTTCCCACCTGAAACTTAGTGGTCTCTTTGACACTTTGGTGATGTTGGGAAACTATTTGCGGTGACAATTCCAGGCagctttatataaattatttattatttacagagaaggagagttttatttatttaaggtgTGGCTGTAACTGAGGTCGGAGTTCAGCATGGGGTTGGTGGCTTGGCCATTGGAACCAACCCCATGCTGAACTGGTTCAGTGGTTTCTACTGGAGGGTGATTAAGCACAAGAGACTTCTCAGGATGGTCAGGGAGCCCCCGGCACCCCTGCTGGTGTCAGTGCCGAGATCAGAGCATGGGGCCTGCGTAAAGGGAAGCTCCAAGGAGGGATCAGGGAGCTGGGGTCCAGAGGGAGGTCACCAGCAGTCCCTgggcctccttccttccttccttccccccctccttccttccttgtttccttcgctctttctctgtctttctttcgacatggcccaggctggagcacagtggtatgatctcggctcactgcaacctccacctcctgagttcaagtgattctcctgcctcagcctcctgagtagctgggattacaggcaccgggcaccacacctggctaattttttgtatttttagtagagacaggctttcgccatgttgcccaggctggtttcgaactctgagcgcaggcaatctgcccacctcggcctctcaaagtgctgggattataggcatgagccaccatgcccggccacctgGGCACATTTCCAagccacccccagcccctgcagcATTTCAGTTTCTGCTGGGCTGCTATTGTTACTTGATCCAGCACTTTTGGGCTCCTGCTAAGAGTGTGTTAGTGTATCTTTGAGGGCAGGTAAGGGGCAGGTCCTGGGGTCTGGACCAGAGAGCTTCCTGTAGATCTTTCTCTCTTGGCTTCCTGCCATTTCTTCCACAGGTGGCAGTGGTGGGAGTGAGagtcaggaggaggaagagcctCAGGAGGGGAGCAGCAGTCCACAGCGGCCAGCAGTCTTGGGCCCAGTGGGGGCCAGTGAAATCGCTGAGGAAACCCAGCCAGGACAACAGGAGTTGCAACTGCAGCAGTTAGAACAGCAGCCCAAACCGCAGCAACAGCCACAGCAGGAGCAACTGCAACAGCCGCAACCACACCTAGAACTGCAACAACAGCCGCAGCAGGACGGGCAACAACAGCTATCTCAACTACAGCAGGAAAAACACCAATCCATGCACCATCAGGAACTGAAACCTGAACTGCAGCTAACGCACCAGCAGCAACAGGTGCAGCCACAGCAAGTGCAAGAGCAACAGCTGttacagcagcagcaggagcagttGCAACCACAGCAGGAGCCGTTACAGCCACAGCAGGAGCCATCACAGCCACAGCAAGCACAAGAGCAACAGCTGTTGCAGCAGCAGGAACGGCTACAGCAGCAAGTGCAAGAGCAACAGCTGTTACAGCAACATCAGGAACAGTTACAACAGCAGCAGCTGCTACAACAGCAGGAACAATTACAGCAGCAACAGTTTCAACAGCAGCAGGAACAgctacagcagcagcagcagctactGTTGCTGCAGCAGCAGGAACAGTTACAGCAGCAACTGTTGCAGCAGCAGCAGGCACAGTTACAGCAGCAACTGCTGGAACAGCAGCAGGCACAGTTACAGCAGCAGCTACTGCTGCAGCAGCAGGAACAattaaagcaacagcagcaacagcagctgtTGCAACAGCAGCAGGAACAATTGCAACAGCAAcaactgcaacctcctcccctggagcctgaggaggaggaagaggtggagcTGGAGCTCATGCCGGTGGACCTGGGGTCGGAGCAGGAGCTGGAGCAGCAGCGGCAGGAGTTGGAGCGGCAGCAGGAGCTGGAACGGCAGCAGGAGCAGCGGCAGCTGCAGCTCAAACTGCAggagcagctgcagcagctggaGCAACagctggagcagcagcagcagctagagcagcagcagctggagcaGCAGGAGGTGCAGCTGGAGCTGACCCCGGTGGAGCTGGGCGCCCAGCAGCAGGAGGTGCAGCTGGAGCTGACCCCGGTGCAACCGGAGCTGCAGCTAGAACTGGTGCCAGCCGCAGGGGGTGGCGGAGCGGCAGTCCCCGGGGCTCCAGCCGCGGTCGTGGTGGCTCCCCCGGGCTACGTGGTGCTGCAGGAGCTCATGGTGCTGCCAGCCGTGGCAGCGCCGGCCGTGGTGGCCATCCCGGGCCCGGCAGGCAGCGCGGCGTTGACTCCCGCACGGCAGCGGCGGCGACGGCGCGCCCGGGACCGGCCGACTATCTGCGGGGAATGCGGCAAGGGCTTCAGCCGCAGCACGGACCTGGTGCGCCACCAGGCCACGCACACGGGTGAGAGGCCACACCGCTGCGGCGAGTGCGGCAAGGGCTTCTCGCAGCACTCGAACCTGGTAACGCACCAGCGCATCCACACGGGTGAGAAACCCTACGCCTGCTCGTACTGCGCCAAGCGCTTCAGTGAGAGCTCGGCGCTCGTGCAGCACCAGCGCACGCACACCGGGGAGCGACCCTACGCCTGCGGGGACTGCGGCAAGCGCTTCAGTGTCTCCTCCAACCTGCTGCGCCACCGGCGCACGCACTCGGGCGAGCGGCCCTACGTGTGCGAGGACTGCGGCGAGCGCTTCCGACACAAGGTGCAGATCCGACGCCACGAGCGCCAGCTGCACGGCGCGGGCCGCTCCAGGGGCCTCGGCCTGTTGCGCTCCTCGCGGCCCGCAGCCCTTGGTGGCCCAGCCCGGGCAGAGCAGGCCGCCACGGCCACTGCGCCCGCAGACAAGGCGCTGTGAGAGCCACGATCGGGGCTGCCTGGCCAGGAGGGGACCCCCTATCCGCCTCCACCTGAAAAGCTCCTTGACCCGGGTTCATGGGCGCTGGAGGCATCCTGGAATATCCCTGGAATAAAAAGCttccaccatcatcatcatcatcatctcccaGATTCCCTGAGAAAATACCAGGTTCACAGATTCACCGCCAGAAAAAAACCATCCGCCAAAACAGAAGTGGACTGGGACTGAAACAGCACGCGGGACACGTTTGTCTGCCCTTGGAGGGGCCTGCCAAAAATTTTCGCTCCGGGAAAACTGGACTTACTACGAACGAGGAAAAACTCCCAGTGGCGAGACGATTAATGACACTGGCCGAGGACTGGATACCCACCAGGGGATCAAAGACGTGGTGAGACACACATGGAAAAGCTTCGATCCTGGCGAAAATGATCCCAAGGAAAAATTCGGGGAAGAAGCAAACTTGTTTGCACTATGTAGAAACTGAGCAAGGCATTGAATCGTCCTCAGTGGCATTTGCCTTGAAAATACTTTCCAAGATGGAAATTCATCAGGGTGGGTATAATTCTGATGAAAACGCCTGTGTTCATCAACACAGGGTCAGAGCGCTCACGGGATCAATGTGCAAATCCAAGCCAGGAAGTCCTGCTCCGGGTGGAAGGTCAAACCTTCCCTCCAGGGAACCAGGGGGCTCCGGCGGGCATCGGAGGCAAGTTCTTGGCCTCTGCTGCCAGGTCCCCCAGTCCCCCCAGGCTGCATTAATGTCCTCTGGAATAAGAGCCTGTGGCTGAAGCAGAGGGCCTTCTGCTAGAGTTTTCCAGGGTCTGGAAGGAGGGTCCTCCAGAAGGAGCTCCGAGGTAGCCCCACTGTGGCCCCCTGGACTCCACCAGCTTCATGCTTCTCAGATACTACCCAGGGGCCGGCACTGGGAGTCCGGGGCAGATTTCTCCTGCACTAGGCTATGGGGGTTTGGAGGGCTGCCTGAGCAGACCCTGCGccatggctggggctgggggaagaaTGTCTGAGACAAGGTTTGGGAGCAATGCTCTTTACTACGTTTACCAAATCGTCTGGGGCAGGGGCTGTGAGCTGCAGCAGTTGCTGGTGCCTTGTGGgaaggtggggcagggaggacGCTGCCCGTCACCTCTGTCCCCAGTCACTTCCTGCTTGACCTGACTCTTCACATGTGGCTGCTTAATTCCTGCCCCTCTCTCCCCAGCTGCTTCTCCTTTACTAACACACCTGCTACATTTTACACATGTGTTGGTAAGTGAGAAACAGAAacgaaaaataaattaaaatgcagaaatacAATGTCCTTGTCTTGGTGTTTTCACCTCTGGGTTTTGTGTCTTCCATAgggcttgctttcttttctttctttctttcttttttccttctcttcccttcccttcctttcccttgtcccccttttctcctttctttcctctttccccttcccttcctttccttttttctttcttttcttcttcttcttttttttttttttttttttttttttttttttttttgagacggagtctcgctctgttgcccggcctggagttcagtggccggatctcagctcactgcaagctccgcctgccgggtttacaccattctcccgcctcagcctccggagtaactgggactacaggcgcctgccacctcgcccggctagttttttgtattttttagtagagacggggtttcaccgtgttagccaggatggtctccatctcctgacctcgtgatccgcccgtctcggcctcccaaagtgctgggattacaggcttgagccactgcgcctggccttgtttttttttttttaatgttgtttgggctgttctcaaactcctgagctcaactgatcctcccaactcagcctcccaaagcactgggattacaggcatgagccaccacacctgggtaatttttaattttttttcttttttcctgtagggacaaggtctcacccttccccaggctggtctcaaactcccagtctcaagcagtccttccacctcagcctcccaaactgcagggagtacaggtgtgagccactgtgcctggccaaaggatcatttctttctttctttttctgagagagggtcttgctctgttgcccaggctggagtgcagtggtttgatcactgcagcctcaaactcctgggctcaagcaattctcctaccttagcctcctgagtagctgggactacaggtacatgccacaatgtctggctacttttttttttttttgagatggagtctcgcaccgttgcccaggctagaatgcaatggcacgatctctgctcactgcaatctctgccacccgggttcaagtgattctcctgcctcagcctcctgagtagctgagattacaggcacccaccaccacgtctggctaattttttttatttttagtagagatggggtttcactatgttggccaggctggtcttgaactcctgaccttgtgatctgcccgtcttggcctcccaaagttctgggattacaggcgtgagcccctgcgcccagccatgtctggctaagttttaattttgtttttagagatggggtctcactgtgtcacccaggctgttggGGTTCATTTCAAGGAAAATGTTCCTGGTTGCTCTCCAGCAAGGAACTTACTATTCAGGCCCATTACCCAATCCTGCTCACCCCAGACCAGACTTCCAGCCTGAGGCCCTTGGCTGGGTAATGGACTTATTCAGTGAGACCCTTATGGGAGGGCCAAGGACCCGAGGGTGGATGCTTGAGAAGGTCAGCTTTGGGATCCCAGCTtagtagtggctcacgcctataattccagcactttgggagtctgaggtggggggatcactagaggccaggaggttgagaccagcctggacaacatagcaagactccatctctactaaaaacggtACCACTTCACTTCGGTCTGGGAAACAGCAAGACCCTTTCCTTCTCCCCCACAAAATTCAGCCCAGCTGCAGTCTGGAGTGATGGTGCTGAGCTCGCCCTGCTGCACAGCCACTTGAAGGAGCGTCGTGAGGCCTGGAGTCTCCTCCCAGCCCTGAGAGTCCTTgattcttttctgtctttatttatttagagactctAATCTCTCTGTGTTgaccaggccggagtgcagtggcacgatctcagctcactgtgacctccgcctcccgggttcaagcg
Above is a genomic segment from Macaca thibetana thibetana isolate TM-01 chromosome 3, ASM2454274v1, whole genome shotgun sequence containing:
- the ZNF853 gene encoding zinc finger protein 853 isoform X2, which encodes MLHQPTPGNPGLTARMEVGPATETFVLELRCLEDGGPGPDTLSGGSGGSESQEEEEPQEGSSSPQRPAVLGPVGASEIAEETQPGQQELQLQQLEQQPKPQQQPQQEQLQQPQPHLELQQQPQQDGQQQLSQLQQEKHQSMHHQELKPELQLTHQQQQVQPQQVQEQQLLQQQQEQLQPQQEPLQPQQEPSQPQQAQEQQLLQQQERLQQQVQEQQLLQQHQEQLQQQQLLQQQEQLQQQQFQQQQEQLQQQQQLLLLQQQEQLQQQLLQQQQAQLQQQLLLQQQEQLKQQQQQQLLQQQQEQLQQQQLQPPPLEPEEEEEVELELMPVDLGSEQELEQQRQELERQQELERQQEQRQLQLKLQEQLQQLEQQLEQQQQLEQQQLEQQEVQLELTPVELGAQQQEVQLELTPVQPELQLELVPAAGGGGAAVPGAPAAVVVAPPGYVVLQELMVLPAVAAPAVVAIPGPAGSAALTPARQRRRRRARDRPTICGECGKGFSRSTDLVRHQATHTGERPHRCGECGKGFSQHSNLVTHQRIHTGEKPYACSYCAKRFSESSALVQHQRTHTGERPYACGDCGKRFSVSSNLLRHRRTHSGERPYVCEDCGERFRHKVQIRRHERQLHGAGRSRGLGLLRSSRPAALGGPARAEQAATATAPADKAL
- the ZNF853 gene encoding zinc finger protein 853 isoform X3; the encoded protein is MEVGPATETFVLELRCLEDGGPGPDTLSGGSGGSESQEEEEPQEGSSSPQRPAVLGPVGASEIAEETQPGQQELQLQQLEQQPKPQQQPQQEQLQQPQPHLELQQQPQQDGQQQLSQLQQEKHQSMHHQELKPELQLTHQQQQVQPQQVQEQQLLQQQQEQLQPQQEPLQPQQEPSQPQQAQEQQLLQQQERLQQQVQEQQLLQQHQEQLQQQQLLQQQEQLQQQQFQQQQEQLQQQQQLLLLQQQEQLQQQLLQQQQAQLQQQLLEQQQAQLQQQLLLQQQEQLKQQQQQQLLQQQQEQLQQQQLQPPPLEPEEEEEVELELMPVDLGSEQELEQQRQELERQQELERQQEQRQLQLKLQEQLQQLEQQLEQQQQLEQQQLEQQEVQLELTPVELGAQQQEVQLELTPVQPELQLELVPAAGGGGAAVPGAPAAVVVAPPGYVVLQELMVLPAVAAPAVVAIPGPAGSAALTPARQRRRRRARDRPTICGECGKGFSRSTDLVRHQATHTGERPHRCGECGKGFSQHSNLVTHQRIHTGEKPYACSYCAKRFSESSALVQHQRTHTGERPYACGDCGKRFSVSSNLLRHRRTHSGERPYVCEDCGERFRHKVQIRRHERQLHGAGRSRGLGLLRSSRPAALGGPARAEQAATATAPADKAL
- the ZNF853 gene encoding zinc finger protein 853 isoform X4: MLHQPTPGNPGLTARMEVGPATETFVLELRCLEDGGPGPDTLSGGSGGSESQEEEEPQEGSSSPQRPAVLGPVGASEIAEETQPGQQELQLQQLEQQPKPQQQPQQEQLQQPQPHLELQQQPQQDGQQQLSQLQQEKHQSMHHQELKPELQLTHQQQQVQPQQVQEQQLLQQQQEQLQPQQEPLQPQQEPSQPQQAQEQQLLQQQERLQQQVQEQQLLQQHQEQLQQQQLLQQQEQLQQQQFQQQQEQLQQQQQLLLLQQQEQLQQQLLQQQQAQLQQQLLEQQQAQLQQQLLLQQQEQLKQQQQQQLLQQQQEQLQQQQLQPPPLEPEEEEEVELELMPVDLGSEQELEQQRQELERQQELERQQEQRQLQLKLQEQLQQLEQQLEQQQQLEQQQLEQQEVQLELTPVQPELQLELVPAAGGGGAAVPGAPAAVVVAPPGYVVLQELMVLPAVAAPAVVAIPGPAGSAALTPARQRRRRRARDRPTICGECGKGFSRSTDLVRHQATHTGERPHRCGECGKGFSQHSNLVTHQRIHTGEKPYACSYCAKRFSESSALVQHQRTHTGERPYACGDCGKRFSVSSNLLRHRRTHSGERPYVCEDCGERFRHKVQIRRHERQLHGAGRSRGLGLLRSSRPAALGGPARAEQAATATAPADKAL
- the ZNF853 gene encoding zinc finger protein 853 isoform X1, with the translated sequence MLHQPTPGNPGLTARMEVGPATETFVLELRCLEDGGPGPDTLSGGSGGSESQEEEEPQEGSSSPQRPAVLGPVGASEIAEETQPGQQELQLQQLEQQPKPQQQPQQEQLQQPQPHLELQQQPQQDGQQQLSQLQQEKHQSMHHQELKPELQLTHQQQQVQPQQVQEQQLLQQQQEQLQPQQEPLQPQQEPSQPQQAQEQQLLQQQERLQQQVQEQQLLQQHQEQLQQQQLLQQQEQLQQQQFQQQQEQLQQQQQLLLLQQQEQLQQQLLQQQQAQLQQQLLEQQQAQLQQQLLLQQQEQLKQQQQQQLLQQQQEQLQQQQLQPPPLEPEEEEEVELELMPVDLGSEQELEQQRQELERQQELERQQEQRQLQLKLQEQLQQLEQQLEQQQQLEQQQLEQQEVQLELTPVELGAQQQEVQLELTPVQPELQLELVPAAGGGGAAVPGAPAAVVVAPPGYVVLQELMVLPAVAAPAVVAIPGPAGSAALTPARQRRRRRARDRPTICGECGKGFSRSTDLVRHQATHTGERPHRCGECGKGFSQHSNLVTHQRIHTGEKPYACSYCAKRFSESSALVQHQRTHTGERPYACGDCGKRFSVSSNLLRHRRTHSGERPYVCEDCGERFRHKVQIRRHERQLHGAGRSRGLGLLRSSRPAALGGPARAEQAATATAPADKAL